The following are from one region of the Natronosporangium hydrolyticum genome:
- the hflX gene encoding GTPase HflX: protein MPEPNELAESTLVVDDPSTGELELADRQALRRVAGLSTELADVTEVEYRQLRLERVVLVGVWADGTVDDAENSLTELAALASTAGSTILEGLIQRRNRPDPATYVGRGKVGELRDMVAAVGADTVICDGELSPSQLRNLEQETKVKVIDRTALILDIFAQHARSREGKAQVELAQLQYLVPRLRGWGEALSRQAGGRAGGASGGVGLRGPGETKLETDRRRIRTRIAKLKREITGMRTTRDVQRASRHRRQVPSVAIAGYTNAGKSSLLNQLTGAGVMVEDALFATLDPTTRKAQTSEGRTYTLSDTVGFVRHLPHELVEAFRSTLEEIADADLIVHVVDGAHPDPQAQVSAVREVLAEVGADQVPELLAINKIDAAGEAELLLLKREWPQANFVSAHTGTGVAELRAAVEAALPRPAIDLEAVVPYDRGDLIAQVHERGQVKHVAHEPDGTRVSARVDPDLAAALDPYRSEPPHPDAAPD from the coding sequence TTGCCCGAGCCGAACGAGCTAGCCGAGTCGACCCTGGTGGTTGACGACCCATCAACCGGGGAGCTTGAGCTGGCTGACCGGCAGGCGCTGCGGCGGGTCGCCGGGCTCTCCACGGAGCTCGCCGACGTCACCGAGGTGGAGTACCGGCAGCTCCGGTTGGAACGAGTGGTGCTGGTCGGAGTCTGGGCCGACGGGACCGTCGACGACGCCGAGAACTCCCTCACCGAACTCGCGGCGCTGGCGAGCACCGCCGGCTCCACCATCCTGGAAGGGCTCATCCAACGGCGAAACCGGCCCGACCCGGCCACCTACGTCGGCCGTGGCAAGGTCGGTGAGCTGCGGGACATGGTGGCGGCGGTCGGCGCCGACACCGTCATCTGCGACGGCGAACTCTCCCCCAGCCAGCTGCGTAACCTGGAGCAGGAGACCAAGGTCAAGGTCATCGACCGGACCGCGTTGATTCTGGACATCTTCGCCCAGCACGCGCGCAGCCGGGAGGGCAAGGCCCAGGTCGAGCTGGCGCAGCTGCAATATCTCGTGCCCCGGCTGCGCGGCTGGGGTGAGGCGCTCTCCCGGCAGGCCGGCGGCCGCGCCGGCGGTGCCAGTGGCGGGGTCGGGCTGCGCGGCCCCGGTGAGACCAAACTGGAGACCGACCGCCGCCGGATCCGCACCCGGATCGCGAAGCTCAAGCGGGAGATCACCGGCATGCGCACCACCCGCGACGTGCAGCGCGCCAGCCGACACCGGCGGCAGGTGCCGAGCGTGGCGATCGCCGGCTACACCAACGCCGGCAAGTCCAGCCTGCTCAACCAGCTCACCGGCGCGGGAGTCATGGTGGAGGATGCGCTCTTCGCCACCCTCGATCCCACCACCCGCAAGGCGCAGACCTCCGAAGGCCGCACCTACACGCTCTCGGACACGGTCGGATTCGTCCGGCACCTGCCACACGAGCTGGTCGAGGCGTTCCGCTCCACTCTGGAAGAGATCGCCGACGCAGACCTGATCGTGCACGTGGTCGACGGCGCCCACCCCGACCCGCAGGCGCAGGTCAGCGCGGTCCGCGAGGTGCTCGCCGAGGTCGGCGCCGACCAGGTCCCGGAGCTGCTGGCGATCAACAAGATCGACGCGGCCGGCGAGGCGGAGCTGCTACTGCTCAAGCGGGAGTGGCCGCAGGCCAACTTCGTGTCGGCGCACACCGGCACCGGCGTCGCGGAGCTGCGGGCCGCGGTCGAGGCCGCGCTGCCCCGACCGGCGATCGACCTGGAAGCGGTCGTCCCGTACGACCGCGGCGACCTCATCGCCCAGGTGCACGAACGCGGCCAGGTCAAGCATGTCGCGCACGAACCGGACGGCACCCGGGTCTCCGCCCGGGTCGACCCGGACCTCGCCGCAGCCCTCGACCCGTACCGGAGCGAGCCGCCGCACCCCGACGCTGCGCCAGACTGA
- a CDS encoding BCCT family transporter, whose amino-acid sequence MSTAPPTEAPPEPPPERSPRKRFLMAPRVFIPAAAFVIGFVLLTVLLPSRTEEAINWLQAGIIDSVGWYYILLVAGFVVFSIVLAVSRFGNIKLGRDDEPAEFKLGTWLAMLFSAGMGIGLVFWGVAEPLWHLADPRPGATGSQAPDYDPNWYQAEGAEGAAAEAASQALPQTFIHWGVHAWAIYVIVGLAIAYAVFRKGRPVSIRWALEPVLGKYVRGWLGDLVDILAIVGTIFGVATSLGLGALQIGAGMEFLGWVDEPGDLVTVLLIGSITLVATLSVMTGLKRGIKWLSQINVSMAGVLLIFVLIAGPTVFIFREYIQSSGQYLQQFFQLSFDVGAEHGESGEAWQSAWTTFYWGWWISWAPFVGIFIARISRGRTVREFITGVLLVPTVVSFLWFSALGGTAIYSEVFGDGGLVDPADGPSTVGALFQMLDGLPVAGILITLISIMVIILIATFFVTSSDSGSFVVDMLASGGDPDPPTWSRVFWAVLEGLVAIALLVLITGEQGGLEALQTAAIIAALPFSLVMLAMCVSIWKQFGEERREWQRLERERRTKELTAHVTQSMIDDGLIEPNGNGGEAATDKAETGPTRA is encoded by the coding sequence ATGTCAACCGCACCCCCGACTGAGGCTCCACCCGAGCCACCGCCGGAGCGGTCGCCCCGAAAACGGTTCCTGATGGCGCCGCGGGTCTTCATCCCCGCCGCCGCCTTCGTCATCGGCTTCGTGCTGTTGACCGTGCTCCTCCCGAGCCGGACCGAAGAGGCGATCAACTGGCTGCAAGCAGGGATCATCGACTCGGTCGGCTGGTACTACATCCTGCTCGTGGCCGGCTTCGTCGTCTTCTCGATTGTTCTGGCGGTCAGCCGGTTCGGCAACATCAAGCTCGGCCGCGACGACGAGCCCGCCGAGTTCAAGCTCGGCACCTGGCTGGCGATGCTCTTCTCCGCCGGGATGGGGATCGGGCTGGTCTTCTGGGGCGTCGCCGAACCGCTGTGGCACCTGGCAGACCCGCGTCCGGGCGCCACCGGCTCCCAGGCCCCCGACTACGACCCCAACTGGTACCAGGCCGAGGGCGCCGAGGGCGCCGCCGCCGAAGCCGCCTCGCAGGCGCTGCCGCAGACCTTCATCCACTGGGGGGTGCACGCCTGGGCGATCTACGTGATCGTCGGGCTGGCGATCGCGTACGCGGTGTTCCGGAAGGGTCGACCAGTCTCGATCCGGTGGGCGCTGGAGCCGGTCCTCGGCAAGTACGTCCGCGGCTGGCTCGGCGACCTGGTGGACATCCTCGCCATCGTCGGCACCATCTTCGGGGTCGCGACCTCGCTCGGGCTCGGGGCGCTGCAGATCGGCGCCGGCATGGAGTTCCTCGGCTGGGTCGACGAGCCTGGTGACCTGGTCACCGTGCTGCTGATCGGCAGCATCACCCTGGTGGCGACGCTCTCGGTGATGACCGGGCTCAAGCGTGGCATCAAGTGGCTGTCGCAGATCAACGTCTCGATGGCCGGGGTGCTACTGATCTTCGTGTTGATCGCCGGACCGACGGTCTTCATCTTCCGGGAGTACATCCAGTCCAGCGGCCAGTACCTGCAGCAGTTCTTCCAGCTCAGCTTCGATGTTGGCGCCGAGCACGGCGAGTCCGGCGAGGCCTGGCAGTCGGCGTGGACGACGTTCTACTGGGGCTGGTGGATCTCCTGGGCACCGTTCGTCGGGATCTTCATCGCCCGGATCTCCCGCGGGCGGACGGTGCGGGAGTTCATCACCGGGGTGCTGCTGGTGCCGACCGTGGTCTCCTTCCTCTGGTTCTCCGCGCTCGGCGGCACCGCGATCTACTCCGAAGTCTTCGGTGACGGCGGGCTGGTCGACCCGGCGGACGGGCCGAGCACCGTCGGGGCGCTCTTCCAGATGCTCGATGGCCTGCCGGTCGCCGGTATCCTGATCACGCTGATCAGCATCATGGTGATCATCTTGATCGCGACCTTCTTCGTCACCTCGTCGGACTCGGGCTCGTTCGTGGTGGACATGCTCGCCTCCGGTGGCGACCCCGACCCGCCCACCTGGAGCCGGGTGTTCTGGGCGGTCCTGGAAGGGCTGGTAGCGATCGCGCTGCTGGTCCTGATCACCGGCGAGCAGGGCGGGCTGGAGGCGTTGCAGACCGCGGCGATCATCGCGGCGCTGCCGTTCAGCCTGGTGATGCTGGCGATGTGCGTGTCGATCTGGAAGCAGTTCGGCGAAGAACGCCGGGAGTGGCAGCGGCTGGAGCGAGAGCGCCGAACTAAGGAACTCACCGCCCACGTCACCCAGTCGATGATCGACGACGGGTTGATCGAGCCGAACGGCAACGGCG